In one window of Eubalaena glacialis isolate mEubGla1 chromosome 13, mEubGla1.1.hap2.+ XY, whole genome shotgun sequence DNA:
- the BPIFA3 gene encoding LOW QUALITY PROTEIN: BPI fold-containing family A member 3 (The sequence of the model RefSeq protein was modified relative to this genomic sequence to represent the inferred CDS: deleted 1 base in 1 codon) has protein sequence MHSLWRLLVLLSSLALPLALHKQHWPGLAKTHTDSKSGLARIIAQGLMKHNTERQIQNIRFLDSLNASRQMASGMVDWLIGSMSLQQHQEGSANITNIQLDYGGIRMSFHNEWFSANISLEFDIDSRLPFNNQIIKTHAHMNLAVEFWLEKDEFGRRDLVIRNCRVEPSSVRMTVLTEDIPPKMKHFFHNLRDNLEKVIPHLIESQECPLIDEILRQLDVKLLKSLMEQAIAHELNQHESSQPSTSQT, from the exons ATGCATTCACTCTGGAGGCTCCTGGTCCTCCTCAGCTCGCTGGCCTTGCCCTTGGCACTACATAAGCAgcactggcctggcctggccaagACCCACACAGACAGCAAATCGGGTCTGGCGAGAA TTATTGCCCAGGGCCTCATGAAGCACAATACAGAGCGCCAAATCCAGAACATCCGCTTCCTGGACAGTCTGAATGCCTCCAGGCAGATGGCTTCGGGGATGGTGGACTGGCTAATTGGCAGCATGAGCCTTCAGCAGCATCAAGAAGGCAG CGCCAACATCACCAACATTCAGCTGGACTATGGCGGGATCCGGATGTCTTTCCATAATGAGTGGTTCTCGGCAAACATCTCACTTGAATTTGACATTGACTCGAGACT ACCCTTCAATAACCAGATCATAAAGACACACGCACACATGAACCTCGCTGTGGAGTTCTGGCTGGAGAAAGATGAGTTTGGCCGGAGGGATCTGGTGATACGCAACTGCCGCGTGGAGCCCAGCAGCGTCCGCATGACTGTCCTCACTGA AGATATCCCACCAAAGATGAAACATTTTTTCCACAACCtcagagacaacctggaaaaagTTATCCCACACCTGATAGAAAGTCAG GAATGTCCTCTGATTGATGAAATCCTCAGGCAGCTGGATGTGAAACTGTTGAAAAGCCTCATGG AGCAGGCTATTGCTCATGAACTCAACCAACAT GAGTCCAGCCAGCCTTCCACGAGCCAGACTTGA
- the BPIFA2 gene encoding LOW QUALITY PROTEIN: BPI fold-containing family A member 2 (The sequence of the model RefSeq protein was modified relative to this genomic sequence to represent the inferred CDS: substituted 1 base at 1 genomic stop codon), whose amino-acid sequence MFQLWKLVVLCGLLTGTSASLLEDLGNDVVSKLKPVLDKGLETVDTILQKLKADLEALQESTSWQEAQQKIQEAENLLDRALSKIFQVVEKVMRLKISNVHILDIKFEVTPDGKGASLSIPITTNVTLTLPLLGELVNLGLNLDLQSSVSIETDAKTAVSTVVMEXCTNDPANISLTLPDSPIGLVSEAVNTVVKLVRKTVSLVVQYEVSPQLLWAQSQACWGAGVTLPGLAAGGGEQGPDIS is encoded by the exons ATGTTTCAGCTTTGGAAACTTGTTGTCTTGTGCGGCCTACTCACTGGGACCTCAGCGTCTCTTCTTGAGGATCTCGGCAATGATGTTGTGAGCAAGCTGAAACCTGTTCTCGATAAAGGACTTGAGACCGTTGACA CTATCCTTCAGAAATTGAAGGCCGACTTGGAGGCGCTCCAGGAATCCACGTCTTGGCAGGAGGCCCAGCAGAAGATCCAGGAAGCTGAGAACTTGTTGGATAGAGCCCTTTCTAAAATTTTTCAAGTAGTGGAAAAGGTTATGCG GTTGAAAATCAGTAACGTCCACATCCTGGATATCAAATTCGAAGTGACTCCTGATGGCAAAGGCGCTAGCCTGAGTATCCCCATCACCACTAATGTCACCCTGACCCT GCCTCTGTTGGGTGAGCTTGTCAACCTGGGCCTCAACTTGGACCTCCAGAGTAGTGTCAGCATTGAAACTGATGCCAAGACTGCTGTCTCCACAGTGGTCATGGAATAATGCACCAACGACCCAGCCAACATCTCACTCACCTTACCGGACAG CCCCATTGGACTGGTCAGTGAAGCCGTGAACACTGTGGTCAAACTCGTGAGAAAGACAGTGTCCCTTGTGGTGCAGTATGAGGTGAGTCCCCAACTCCTGTGGGCCCAGAGCCAGGCCTGCTGGGGGGCAGGTGTGACATTACCTGGCCtggcagcaggaggaggggagcaggggcCTGACATTAGCTGA